The Chloroflexi bacterium ADurb.Bin180 genome segment TCGGTGCCGCCATCGGCAGCGACAATCAGGTCGTCTTCCCGAACAAAGTCGACATAGGTCTCATCGGCCTCAACATAGCCATTGGCCACGACGATTGCGCGCATCAGATCCCTTTCCGGTGTCCGAATGTCTGCCCATTCTACCACAAACGGGGTGAGACAAATAAGCCCGGCCCCAATTCAGGGCCGGGCTCTTGACAATCGACAGTCCAGACTAGGCGCGTTCGACGCCAGGCAGGAACTTGACTGCTTTGCGGCGTTTTTGCTGGGACTTGACATCCATCTCCAGTGCGGCCATCTCGGTGGAGATGAGCTTTTCCAGGGCAGCTACCCAGGCACCCGACTTGACCTGGCTATTGCGCACACGATGGCGCTTGACCAGCAGGGCCTCCGGAGCGGGGCAAATCTGCGTGCAGGCACCACAGTAGACGCAGAACTGCTCATGGAGAACCAGTTGGCCGTCTTCCATCACCAGGGCGTGGGTCGGGCAGATGTCGGCGCAAGCCTGACACCCGGCCGGGCAGAGGCTGCGCTCTAGACGGATGATTCCCTCAAAGGGATGGGTGACAGAGAAGCCCTCCTGGCTGGCGACCTCGCACTGCTTGCAGTAGATGCAGTTGCTGGTGTCAACCTGAACGTCCTTCAGCGCCGTAAGCTTGCCCGACTTGTCGCGCTTGCCGTCCACAGTGATCACTTCGGTCGGGCAGGCACTGGCCGCGGCCTCGGCCGACCGGGGCGTGAGCCTGGCTATGTCCCACTTGATTTCCTTGAAGAGCACCGGGAAGGCCTCATAGTCCCACACCGGGATATGGGTCTTGCCGTCAACCAGCATGCTGAGCGCGTTGACCGGACACACCACCACACACTCGCCGCAAAAGTTGCACTTGTTGGCGTCAATGTCCAGGCTCGGACGCTGAACCATGCGGCCGTTGTCGAGCACGCCCTTGGCCAGAGACATAGCCGACATAGGACAGACCGCCGTACACAGCTCGCAGCCCACGCAGCGCTGGCGGTCCACCGTAAGCAGGTGGCTACGCGTGATCAACTTCCGGTCGAGCACCAGACTCTGCGCATCAGTGCGCTTGATCGTCTCACCGCGTCTCATAGTTCCTCCGCCCTTCTGGTAGAGACCCGCCCGTTCTCATCGCGGCTCAGCACCGTGATCAGGTTGCCATCGGCGTCATGCAGATTGATGGTCAGCGGCATCTGGCCGGGCATGGCGTGGGTGGCGCATCCGAAGCAAGGGTCGTAGGCGCGGAAGGCCATTTCTACCTGGTTGAGCAGACCCTGGGTGACCGGCTTGCCCGGCTTGATCACACCTTCGGCCGCCTTTTGCACGGACATGCAGATGGGTGCGTGGTTGTTGGTGGTGCCAACGACAAGGTTGACCTTGCGCAAGAGGCCGCGCTCATCGGTGATGTAGTGGTGGGTGAGCGTACCGCGCGGCGCCTCGACGATGCCAACCCCTTCGTCTGGCGTTGCCGTAGGGATGGTGCGTATGTTGGTGCTGGTGATTTCCGGATCGCGTGCCAGCTCGAGCGCGCGTTCTCCCGCGTAGAGCAGCTCGATGAGCCGTGCCCAGTGCGTGGCCAGCGTGGCGTGTACCGGCTTGCCACCCATCGCGTCGTAAAAGCGCTCATAGTGCTGCTGGGCGAGCGGCGTAGCCAGGCCATCCGCTGCGTTGCAGCGCGAGAGCGGCGTGGCGCGGTAGATGCCGCTATCCTTGCCGTCGACAAAGCCCTTCCAGCCGACGTTCTTGAGGTAGGGGAACTTTAAGTAGGTCCAGGGCTCGACACGCTCGGCAATGTGCTCCAAGTACTCATTGGGGCCGTACTTGATGAACTCTTTGCCGTCCGGGTCGACCACGCGAACCTTGCCATCGTAAAAGTTGCTCCGATTGTGCTCGTCGACCAGACCCATGCTGTAGGTGCGGTGGGTAAAGTCCTCGCTCTTGATCATGGCGACGTACTGTTTGTTCTTGAGCACTATGTCTTCGAACAGCTTGAGTGACAGTTGGCCGAAGTCGACGCATCCCTGGCCAATCTGCTCCAGCCGTACGCGCTCCTGTTCACTGATCGGCTTGCTCACGCCGCCGGGCAGCGTGCCCACAGGATTGATGTAGCGTCCGCCGATGATGGCCACTGCCTCATGGGTGTCCTGCAGCGCCTGGATGACCTTGCTGCCGATGTCGAGCCCGACCTTGGCGATCACGCCAAAGATGTTGCGCTCGGCCGGAGGGGCGTCGGGACCGACCACAAAGTCCGGGCCGCCCAGGATGTAAAAGTGGGTGGCGTGGTCCGCGACAAAGAAAAAGGTGTACATCATCTCGCGGATCTTTTTCGCTGCCGGAGGCGGGTCCACGTGATAGACGGCATCGGCAGCCTTGACGGCGGCCATATGGTGGGCCGTCGGGCACACCCCGCAGATGCGCTGGGTGATGCGCGGCATCTCCTCTACCGGGCGCCCCTCGCAGAACTTTTCAAAGCCGCGCAGCTCGGGAATCTGGAAATAGGTCCTGGCAACCTTTCCCGCCTTGTCCAGGAAGATGTTGATGCTGCCGTGCCCTTCCAGGCGGGTGATTGGGTCGATACGGATCTTGGTGGTTTCTGTCATTTCTTCTTTTCCTCAGCCCACTTGGTCTGCTGCAACTGCGAATCGGCCAGACTAAAGCGGTACAAGGTGCCAACCGGGTCGGCGATCTGCTGCACCAGTTGCTCCACATCGGCCTCGGGGTCGATAACGGCCATGATCGCGCTGAGGAGCTTGGCACCCTGGTCCTTTACGCCTTCGGGCGGACCGTAGCATCCGCGGCAGGGCATTCCGACGTGAATGCAAGGCCTCCCGCAGCCGGCGCGCGTAGCAGGCCCGGAGCAGATGATGCCTTGCTCCAGGAAGCATTTGTTCGGGTCGGCGATCACCTCATGCGGCCGCACGAACTTTTTCACCTTGGTGCCATCGCGGATTCGCTCACACTCCTCGCAGAGGTTCTTGGTGCCCGCGCCAAGGACTGCGCCCACCGGCGGCAGCTTGCCGTCGATGATGGTCTGGAGCACAGCCCAGACCTGAGAGGCCACAGGCGGGCACCCCGGCACTGAGTACTCCACCGGCACCACCATACCCACCGGCTTGACCCAGTCGTAGAACTCGGGCAGCTCGAGGCTGCCTTCCGGCACCTTGCTGTGCGGTGTGGGGATGACGCCGTTGGGGTTCTCGGTTGAAGGCGTCTCCTCGTAGACACGAGTGAGGATGTCGCCCCGGTTGTAGAGGTTGGCCAGGCCGGGGATGCAGCCTTCGTAGGCGCAGGACCCGAATGCGACCATGATCTTGGACTTGAGGCGAAGTAGCTTGGCAATGTGCTCGTTCTCCGACGTGCGGACGCTGCCATTGAACAGGCAGACGTCGATGTGCTTGTCGGGCATTGCCTCAACGTCCGAGTACTTGAAATCCATCGCCGCCGGCCAGAAAAGGATGTCCGCCGCCTCCTTGAGTTTGAGGAGGTTGTGGCCAATCTCCACGACCGCCACGTCGCATCCGCCGCAGCTCGCCGCCCAGTAGATCGCGACCTTGAGTTTGCTGTTCTTTGCCATTCTT includes the following:
- the nuoI gene encoding NADH-quinone oxidoreductase subunit I, giving the protein MRRGETIKRTDAQSLVLDRKLITRSHLLTVDRQRCVGCELCTAVCPMSAMSLAKGVLDNGRMVQRPSLDIDANKCNFCGECVVVCPVNALSMLVDGKTHIPVWDYEAFPVLFKEIKWDIARLTPRSAEAAASACPTEVITVDGKRDKSGKLTALKDVQVDTSNCIYCKQCEVASQEGFSVTHPFEGIIRLERSLCPAGCQACADICPTHALVMEDGQLVLHEQFCVYCGACTQICPAPEALLVKRHRVRNSQVKSGAWVAALEKLISTEMAALEMDVKSQQKRRKAVKFLPGVERA
- the hoxH gene encoding NAD-reducing hydrogenase HoxS subunit beta, with product MTETTKIRIDPITRLEGHGSINIFLDKAGKVARTYFQIPELRGFEKFCEGRPVEEMPRITQRICGVCPTAHHMAAVKAADAVYHVDPPPAAKKIREMMYTFFFVADHATHFYILGGPDFVVGPDAPPAERNIFGVIAKVGLDIGSKVIQALQDTHEAVAIIGGRYINPVGTLPGGVSKPISEQERVRLEQIGQGCVDFGQLSLKLFEDIVLKNKQYVAMIKSEDFTHRTYSMGLVDEHNRSNFYDGKVRVVDPDGKEFIKYGPNEYLEHIAERVEPWTYLKFPYLKNVGWKGFVDGKDSGIYRATPLSRCNAADGLATPLAQQHYERFYDAMGGKPVHATLATHWARLIELLYAGERALELARDPEITSTNIRTIPTATPDEGVGIVEAPRGTLTHHYITDERGLLRKVNLVVGTTNNHAPICMSVQKAAEGVIKPGKPVTQGLLNQVEMAFRAYDPCFGCATHAMPGQMPLTINLHDADGNLITVLSRDENGRVSTRRAEEL
- the hoxY gene encoding NAD-reducing hydrogenase HoxS subunit delta: MAKNSKLKVAIYWAASCGGCDVAVVEIGHNLLKLKEAADILFWPAAMDFKYSDVEAMPDKHIDVCLFNGSVRTSENEHIAKLLRLKSKIMVAFGSCAYEGCIPGLANLYNRGDILTRVYEETPSTENPNGVIPTPHSKVPEGSLELPEFYDWVKPVGMVVPVEYSVPGCPPVASQVWAVLQTIIDGKLPPVGAVLGAGTKNLCEECERIRDGTKVKKFVRPHEVIADPNKCFLEQGIICSGPATRAGCGRPCIHVGMPCRGCYGPPEGVKDQGAKLLSAIMAVIDPEADVEQLVQQIADPVGTLYRFSLADSQLQQTKWAEEKKK